TGCGCGGGCAGCGGGAGAGACTGTAATAACGACGACGAGCAGTGAAGCTAAAGCGCCGAAACTTGCTTCCTTGGATGCGCATCATGTGCTTAACTACAAGACGGATCCAAGTTGGGCGAAACCGCCAAACAGCTCATACCCGACAAAAAGGGCGTACATCTCGTTGTTGATGTTGGCGGACTTGCGATAATCGCTCAATCGCTCAAGGCCGTAAGGCCTGATGAGTTGATTTCAGTGACTGTATTACTGGGTGACTTGCCCGACGCAGCGCGGACGGCTACGTTGTTGGAGTGTCTGGTAAGACCCTATATTGCGAGAAGTGTGGTGCTGGGAACGAGGGAGCAGTTTGAGGAGATGAATCGGTTTGTGGAGGAGAAAAGGGTTAGGCCGGTTGTTGATGAGAGGGTGTTTGGTTTAGGGGAGGCGAAGGAGGCGTATGGGTAAATGATGGGGCAGGGGCATTTTTCGAAGGTTTCTATTCAGATTCTGGGATGATGCATACGTGAAGTGTAGATTCCGTATATTACGTGACTCGTACATATGCTATCTAGTAAAGTGTCCATTACAGTTTCACCTGCCCCGGAGCACAGCATGCCTTCTCCGGGTGCAGCGTTGACTTGTTGAACAGCTGGTTCGACTGCGGAACATCCAACGCTGGGTTCTTTGTGAAGAACCCATCCGGCTTGAGCATAACGCTGACCTTTTCCATAGGCATGACCGGGAAATCCTCAATACGGGGGTTATGCGTGAGTCCGAAAGTGTGCCACAACACAACATCCTCGTTCTCAACAGGGTCCTTCCGCGCAACCATCTCTTCCACACCATGAGACTGCTTGCTTTGGTTGGTGAACTCCCCAGCCGCGAAGAGTTCTCCGTCGCGGTAGCGGGTCACCCAGATCGGCTTCGTGGCGAACACGGCGCGCTTAAGTCCGAATGAGTTCTTGCTTGCCAGCATCATTTGTGCGG
This region of Aspergillus chevalieri M1 DNA, chromosome 4, nearly complete sequence genomic DNA includes:
- a CDS encoding uncharacterized protein (COG:Q;~EggNog:ENOG410PHTQ;~InterPro:IPR013149,IPR036291;~go_process: GO:0055114 - oxidation-reduction process [Evidence IEA]), with protein sequence MGCSMRRLEGLLFVETSTLPCAGLTTWNALFGLRGLKRLEEVDVVLVQGTGGVSLFAMQFARAAGETVITTTSSEAKAPKLASLDAHHVLNYKTDPSWAKPPNSSYPTKRAYISLLMLADLR